A portion of the Luteolibacter yonseiensis genome contains these proteins:
- a CDS encoding DNA-directed RNA polymerase subunit alpha, with product MSAVKLARFELPNRLVRNEDTATDTYAQFSAEPFERGYGHTIGNSLRRVLLSSLEGASITSVRIAGVQHEFSSLPGVVEDVTDIVLNLKKVKFAHNEKEPRILTIKVEKEGVVTAGDIQGDHIYEVVNKDQVICTLDKKVKFDCEFEVRVGRGFSTGDENKRKDQPIGVIAIDSIFSPVTRVKYAVETTRVGQMTDFDKLVLDIWTDGRITPQDALLQASAILRHHLDVFVNYDENAVDFEEAPAESSEENAALKKLLNMSVNEIELSVRAANCLNNANITSVGQLAMKSEAEMLKYRNFGKKSLNEIKDKLVELGLGLGMSFEASLLSGPAAASRGPRLGAEDEAPVGLADLIAQNLDD from the coding sequence ATGTCAGCAGTCAAACTCGCTCGTTTCGAGCTCCCGAACCGCCTCGTCCGCAACGAGGACACCGCCACCGATACCTACGCCCAGTTCAGCGCCGAGCCATTCGAGCGCGGATACGGCCACACCATCGGCAACTCCCTCCGCCGCGTGCTCCTTTCCTCCTTGGAAGGCGCGTCCATCACTTCCGTCCGCATCGCCGGCGTCCAGCACGAGTTCTCCAGCCTTCCGGGCGTGGTGGAAGATGTCACCGACATCGTGCTGAACCTCAAGAAGGTCAAGTTCGCCCACAACGAGAAGGAACCCCGCATCCTCACGATCAAGGTCGAGAAGGAAGGCGTCGTCACCGCCGGCGACATCCAGGGCGACCACATCTACGAAGTGGTCAACAAGGACCAGGTCATCTGCACCCTCGACAAGAAGGTGAAGTTCGACTGCGAATTCGAAGTCCGCGTCGGCCGTGGTTTCTCCACCGGCGACGAAAACAAGCGCAAGGACCAGCCGATCGGCGTCATCGCCATCGACTCGATCTTCTCGCCCGTCACCCGCGTCAAGTACGCCGTGGAAACGACCCGTGTCGGTCAGATGACCGATTTCGACAAGCTCGTGCTCGACATCTGGACCGACGGCCGCATCACCCCGCAGGACGCGCTCCTCCAGGCATCCGCGATTCTCCGCCACCACCTCGACGTGTTCGTCAACTATGACGAGAACGCCGTGGATTTCGAAGAGGCTCCTGCCGAGTCCAGCGAAGAGAACGCCGCCCTCAAGAAACTTCTCAACATGTCGGTCAACGAAATCGAACTCTCGGTTCGTGCCGCCAACTGCCTCAACAACGCGAACATCACCTCGGTGGGCCAGCTCGCGATGAAGTCCGAGGCGGAAATGCTGAAGTATCGCAACTTCGGCAAGAAATCCCTCAACGAAATCAAGGACAAGCTCGTCGAGCTCGGCCTCGGTCTCGGAATGTCCTTCGAAGCCTCCCTGCTTTCCGGACCTGCAGCAGCATCCCGTGGCCCGCGCCTCGGTGCTGAAGACGAAGCGCCTGTCGGCCTTGCCGATCTGATCGCTCAAAACCTCGACGATTAA
- a CDS encoding nucleotide pyrophosphohydrolase, producing MSDSIAELTAQIQTFVDAREWRKYHNAKDLAVAISAEAGELMQHFVWQQEEQIGKRLEDRREEIASEIADVAILLFEFADNLGLKLGEVMQAKIANNDLRYPVEKSRGNNLKYSEL from the coding sequence ATGAGTGATTCCATCGCCGAGCTGACGGCACAGATCCAAACCTTCGTGGATGCCCGCGAGTGGCGGAAGTACCACAATGCCAAGGATCTCGCGGTGGCGATTTCCGCCGAGGCGGGTGAGCTGATGCAGCATTTCGTCTGGCAGCAGGAAGAGCAGATCGGCAAACGTCTGGAAGACCGGCGCGAGGAAATCGCCTCGGAAATCGCGGATGTGGCCATCCTGCTTTTCGAATTCGCCGACAATCTCGGACTGAAGCTCGGCGAGGTCATGCAGGCGAAGATCGCCAACAACGACCTCCGCTATCCGGTCGAGAAATCCCGTGGCAACAATCTGAAATATTCCGAACTGTGA
- a CDS encoding cryptochrome/photolyase family protein: protein MPDPQPSIIHWFRRDLRIADNPSLSSAAESGLPLVPLYITSDWQGRHHWTGPNRQQFLCGSLAALAKNLETLGGRLIVRRGGAIAELRKIIRECRAAALHYHASPDPFGKSVETQVSLLCAELGVECHIHADIALHGPDEVLTQSGQPYRVFTPYFRNWENLPKSSPIAKPRPFKTPDHLTSLPLPTVADWGLEVPETQIAEPGESAARGRLKHAIAGKIENYSASRDFPGADGTSRISQDLRHGLVSIRTVHAACLKARAAADHVGKAGIDTFIKELAWREFYFAILHHFPNVLREEFNADWRGLEWHEPGRDFEAWKTGTTGFPIVDAGMRELLATGFMHNRVRMITAMFLTKDLHIDWKLGESWFMRHLVDGEIASNNGGWQWSAGTGADAAPYFRIQNPWSQTARYDPDGVYIKRWIPELAKVHPSRFLEPPKDGRPLAPGYPLPCVDHKTERERTLAIFNRLRSQKR, encoded by the coding sequence ATGCCGGATCCGCAGCCTTCCATCATACACTGGTTCCGCCGCGATCTGCGGATCGCGGACAATCCCTCTCTCAGCAGCGCGGCGGAATCCGGACTCCCCCTGGTCCCCCTTTATATTACCAGTGACTGGCAAGGCCGGCACCACTGGACCGGCCCGAACCGCCAGCAGTTCCTCTGCGGATCCCTGGCCGCGCTGGCGAAAAACCTCGAAACGCTCGGTGGACGGCTGATCGTCCGCCGGGGCGGGGCCATCGCCGAACTGCGGAAAATCATCCGCGAGTGCCGCGCCGCCGCCCTCCACTACCATGCGTCGCCCGATCCCTTTGGAAAATCGGTGGAGACCCAGGTCTCCCTGCTCTGCGCGGAACTGGGCGTGGAATGCCACATCCATGCGGACATCGCCCTGCACGGCCCGGACGAGGTGCTCACCCAGAGCGGACAACCCTACCGCGTCTTCACCCCCTATTTCAGAAACTGGGAGAATCTCCCGAAATCCTCCCCCATCGCCAAGCCACGCCCATTTAAAACTCCGGACCACCTGACGTCCCTGCCGCTGCCCACCGTCGCGGACTGGGGATTGGAGGTCCCGGAAACACAGATCGCCGAACCAGGGGAGAGCGCCGCCCGCGGGCGGCTGAAGCATGCCATCGCCGGGAAAATCGAAAACTACTCGGCGTCCCGCGATTTCCCCGGAGCGGACGGCACCTCGCGCATTTCCCAGGACCTCCGGCATGGACTTGTCTCCATCCGCACGGTCCACGCCGCCTGCCTGAAAGCCAGGGCCGCGGCCGACCACGTTGGCAAGGCGGGGATCGACACCTTCATCAAGGAGCTCGCATGGCGGGAATTCTACTTCGCGATCCTCCACCATTTCCCGAACGTCCTGCGGGAGGAATTCAACGCCGACTGGCGGGGGCTGGAATGGCACGAACCGGGCAGGGACTTCGAAGCATGGAAAACCGGCACCACCGGGTTCCCCATCGTCGATGCCGGGATGCGCGAACTGCTCGCCACCGGCTTCATGCACAACCGCGTCCGCATGATCACCGCCATGTTCCTGACGAAGGACCTGCACATCGACTGGAAACTCGGCGAATCATGGTTCATGCGGCACCTGGTGGACGGGGAGATCGCCTCGAACAACGGCGGCTGGCAATGGTCCGCCGGGACCGGAGCGGACGCGGCGCCTTATTTCCGTATCCAGAACCCTTGGTCACAGACCGCCAGATACGATCCCGACGGTGTTTATATCAAGCGGTGGATTCCGGAACTCGCGAAGGTCCACCCCTCCCGTTTCCTCGAACCACCGAAGGACGGGCGGCCCCTCGCCCCGGGTTATCCCCTGCCCTGCGTGGATCACAAGACCGAGCGCGAACGCACGCTGGCGATTTTCAATCGACTCCGGTCTCAAAAACGCTAG
- a CDS encoding DUF7133 domain-containing protein — MFFRITGPLLLMSLLATAQQGDDKGVKMDPVVPEKLIPPSPVLTVDQALKTFELAPGFVIEPVAAEPLVDTPVCLDFDPAGRMWVCEMRGYMPDIDGKKESDPQGRIVILEDTNADGKADKRTVFLDKLLLPRAISVFQDGVLFMDEKRLCWIKRKGDSPSGEPQVIDTKIMQGGNVEHKPNGLLANLDNRWYLAKSDRRLKRAGDTWELETSTFRGQWGIARDDYGRLYHNNNSTLLFGDLLAPDLLLGNPDVKMKAKDFTQLGSNRVWPIRVTPAVNRAYIAKAHGFDNDTLDPKTYKLISATAASGMTIYRGTNFPADWQGTAFATEPVCNLVKAIRITEKDGVSKGEHPLDEKEFLASTDERFRPVSAYTAPDGSLYIVDMYHGIIQHNTYMTSYLRKQTLDRGLDAPPYGHGRIYRIRSKMGKLQPVADLTNLHGLDLVRVLTNPNSWQRETAQRLLVERKEAATIPFLEKLAKAGTPVQKIHAFWTLEGMGALKADSLVTSIQTKDAKLQSSALWASTRLDAAELSKLAPALVAASPTDDEVVPYLARALGRVGTPAAFAKLADLLAKKSKVPFVREAAVSGLDQNELAFKEAALKDSKDTALLGWLDQGARDAKSKPAANHLTGEALASFERGKALFHGEAACFGCHGADGDGMPNLGPPLDSSEWVTGNPRNLLNILLHGLTGPITVDGESYSPESDMPALGANPAISDQDLADISTYIRNEWSNKAVPVTLPQAKYQRDATKARGAKPWTAAELGK, encoded by the coding sequence ATGTTTTTCAGAATCACGGGTCCGCTCCTCCTGATGTCCCTGCTCGCCACCGCGCAGCAAGGTGATGACAAAGGCGTGAAGATGGATCCGGTCGTCCCCGAGAAATTGATCCCGCCCAGCCCGGTGCTCACGGTGGACCAGGCGCTCAAGACGTTCGAGCTGGCTCCCGGTTTCGTCATCGAGCCCGTCGCCGCCGAGCCGCTGGTGGACACTCCCGTCTGTCTGGACTTCGATCCCGCCGGACGCATGTGGGTCTGCGAGATGCGCGGCTACATGCCGGACATCGACGGGAAAAAGGAGTCGGATCCCCAGGGGCGCATTGTCATTCTGGAGGACACCAACGCGGACGGGAAGGCGGACAAGCGCACGGTGTTCCTGGACAAGCTGTTGCTCCCGCGTGCGATCTCGGTTTTCCAGGATGGCGTGCTTTTCATGGATGAGAAACGCCTCTGCTGGATCAAGCGGAAAGGGGACTCGCCGTCCGGAGAACCGCAGGTGATCGATACGAAGATCATGCAGGGCGGAAACGTCGAGCACAAGCCGAACGGCCTGTTGGCGAACCTCGACAACCGTTGGTATCTCGCCAAGTCGGACCGCCGCCTGAAGCGGGCCGGAGACACGTGGGAGCTCGAGACCTCCACCTTCCGCGGCCAGTGGGGCATCGCGCGTGACGATTACGGACGGCTTTATCATAACAACAACTCCACCCTGCTTTTTGGCGACCTGCTGGCACCGGACCTCCTGCTGGGAAATCCGGACGTGAAGATGAAGGCGAAGGATTTCACCCAGCTCGGCAGCAACAGGGTCTGGCCCATCCGCGTCACTCCCGCCGTGAACCGCGCCTACATCGCCAAGGCGCATGGCTTCGACAACGACACGCTCGATCCCAAGACCTACAAGCTCATCAGCGCCACCGCCGCGTCCGGCATGACCATCTACCGCGGGACGAATTTCCCGGCGGACTGGCAGGGCACCGCGTTCGCCACCGAACCGGTCTGCAACCTGGTCAAGGCCATCCGCATCACGGAAAAGGATGGAGTGTCGAAGGGGGAGCATCCTTTGGATGAAAAGGAATTCCTCGCCTCCACCGACGAGCGTTTCCGCCCCGTCAGCGCCTACACCGCGCCGGATGGATCGCTCTACATCGTGGACATGTACCACGGCATCATCCAGCACAACACCTACATGACCAGCTACCTGCGCAAGCAGACGCTGGATCGCGGGCTGGACGCCCCTCCCTACGGCCACGGCCGCATCTACCGGATCCGCAGCAAGATGGGGAAACTCCAACCGGTGGCGGACCTGACGAATCTCCATGGCCTCGACCTGGTCCGCGTGCTCACGAACCCGAACTCATGGCAGCGTGAGACGGCGCAGCGTCTTCTGGTCGAACGCAAGGAAGCCGCGACCATTCCCTTTTTGGAAAAACTGGCGAAGGCGGGAACACCCGTGCAAAAGATCCACGCCTTCTGGACGCTCGAGGGCATGGGCGCGCTCAAGGCGGATTCGCTGGTGACCTCCATCCAGACGAAGGATGCCAAGCTGCAATCCTCGGCGCTCTGGGCCAGCACGCGGCTCGACGCCGCGGAACTCTCGAAGCTCGCGCCCGCGCTGGTGGCCGCTTCACCCACGGATGATGAGGTGGTTCCGTATCTCGCCCGGGCGCTCGGCCGCGTCGGCACCCCCGCCGCCTTCGCGAAGCTCGCGGATCTGCTGGCGAAAAAGTCGAAAGTTCCTTTCGTGAGGGAGGCCGCCGTTTCGGGACTGGATCAGAACGAACTCGCCTTCAAGGAAGCCGCCCTCAAGGACTCGAAAGACACCGCTCTTCTCGGCTGGCTGGACCAGGGGGCCAGGGATGCGAAGTCCAAGCCCGCCGCAAATCATCTGACGGGGGAGGCGCTCGCCTCCTTCGAACGCGGGAAAGCCCTTTTCCACGGTGAGGCCGCCTGCTTCGGCTGCCACGGTGCCGACGGTGATGGCATGCCCAACCTCGGACCTCCGCTGGATTCCTCGGAATGGGTCACCGGAAACCCCAGGAACCTCCTCAACATCCTGCTTCATGGCCTGACGGGCCCCATCACCGTCGATGGCGAATCCTACAGTCCGGAGAGCGACATGCCCGCGCTCGGCGCGAACCCCGCCATCAGCGACCAGGACCTGGCGGACATCTCCACCTACATCCGCAACGAGTGGTCTAACAAGGCCGTGCCCGTCACCCTGCCCCAGGCCAAGTACCAGCGGGACGCCACCAAGGCGCGCGGTGCCAAGCCATGGACGGCGGCGGAACTGGGCAAATGA
- the rsmH gene encoding 16S rRNA (cytosine(1402)-N(4))-methyltransferase RsmH, whose product MSEETPRPPRRKRYSGKNPRRFEDKYKEHDPARYGDTVAKVIASGKTPAGSHIPIMMEECLAALELAAGMTGVDATLGYGGHALRILEKISPGGKLLGLDVDPIEQPKTEARLRAAGYGEDRFEAVRSNYAGISKALASRDIAAVDFVFADLGCSSMQLDDPSRGFSFKTSGPLDMRMNPSRGLSAADWLEKTSVEKLETALVENADEPRAQSLSTALAGGRFQTTSDFARAIREAVRISDEEEMDLTVRRVFQAVRIAVNEEFTALDAFLRALPDCLKSGGRAAILTFHSGEDRRVKQFLKAGVRDGLYSEISEGVVQAGPEERRMNPRSSSAKLRWATRM is encoded by the coding sequence GTGAGTGAGGAAACCCCACGCCCGCCGCGCCGGAAACGCTACAGCGGAAAAAATCCCCGCCGTTTCGAGGACAAATACAAGGAACACGATCCCGCGCGCTACGGCGACACGGTGGCGAAGGTCATCGCCTCCGGCAAGACGCCTGCGGGTTCCCACATTCCCATCATGATGGAGGAATGCCTCGCCGCGCTGGAACTGGCGGCGGGCATGACCGGTGTGGATGCGACGCTCGGCTACGGCGGCCACGCGCTCCGGATCTTGGAAAAAATCTCACCCGGCGGAAAGCTGCTGGGACTGGATGTGGATCCCATCGAACAGCCGAAAACCGAGGCCCGCCTCCGCGCCGCCGGTTATGGGGAAGACCGTTTCGAAGCGGTCAGGTCCAATTACGCCGGGATTTCCAAGGCCCTCGCCTCGCGGGACATCGCGGCGGTGGATTTCGTTTTCGCCGACCTCGGCTGCTCTTCCATGCAGCTCGACGATCCTTCGCGCGGTTTCAGCTTCAAAACCTCCGGCCCGCTCGACATGCGCATGAATCCCAGTCGCGGCCTCTCCGCCGCCGATTGGTTGGAAAAAACCAGTGTGGAGAAATTGGAAACCGCGCTTGTCGAAAATGCCGACGAACCCCGCGCGCAATCCCTCTCCACGGCACTCGCGGGCGGTAGGTTCCAAACCACGTCGGATTTCGCAAGGGCGATCCGTGAGGCGGTCCGTATCAGCGACGAGGAGGAGATGGATCTGACAGTCCGCCGGGTTTTCCAAGCGGTCCGGATCGCCGTGAACGAGGAATTCACCGCGCTGGATGCCTTTCTCCGCGCGCTGCCGGACTGTTTGAAGTCCGGCGGGCGTGCCGCCATCCTCACCTTCCACTCCGGCGAGGACCGCCGCGTGAAGCAGTTTCTGAAAGCGGGCGTCCGTGACGGCCTCTACTCGGAGATCAGCGAGGGAGTCGTCCAGGCCGGACCCGAGGAACGCCGGATGAACCCGCGCAGCAGCTCCGCGAAACTCCGCTGGGCCACGCGGATGTAG
- the rplQ gene encoding 50S ribosomal protein L17 — MRHRSKTVKLKRNASQRRALLANLACSLIQHGRIKTTLGKAKALRPVAEKLITLAKRDDLHSRRLAISFLRQKDTVQKLFSETAPASKDRQGGYCRITKLGARMSDSAPMAIIEWVDAPASEEPVAEVAVAEEAAPAEAPAKPAKKAAKKKKAAEEVVEVAGE; from the coding sequence ATGAGACATCGCAGCAAAACAGTTAAACTCAAACGCAACGCCTCGCAGCGCCGCGCCCTCCTTGCCAACCTGGCATGCAGCCTCATCCAGCATGGTCGCATCAAGACCACGCTCGGCAAGGCCAAGGCACTCCGCCCGGTCGCGGAAAAGTTGATCACCCTCGCCAAGCGCGACGATCTTCATTCCCGCCGCCTCGCGATCTCCTTCCTCCGTCAGAAGGACACCGTGCAGAAGCTTTTCTCCGAGACAGCACCTGCCTCGAAGGACCGCCAGGGTGGCTACTGCCGCATCACCAAGCTCGGCGCCCGCATGAGCGACTCCGCACCGATGGCGATCATCGAGTGGGTGGACGCACCAGCCAGCGAAGAGCCGGTGGCGGAAGTCGCCGTGGCCGAGGAAGCCGCTCCTGCGGAAGCTCCTGCCAAGCCAGCGAAAAAGGCTGCCAAGAAGAAAAAGGCCGCTGAGGAAGTGGTCGAAGTCGCCGGAGAATAA
- a CDS encoding PDZ domain-containing protein, whose amino-acid sequence MSADKFFIPAFFALLLPCAGQQNLDSAFRTTGTAVVAAFEPQRKVLQTSSAVILDGRKEIAYGVVISAEGHILTKASEVLDVAAPAVTVDQTKYGSAKILMVDPTWDVALLKVEATGLVPVVYARTSEVGQGTWVVANGATTRTGRRLMAGIVSAKTREIPASGGAALGVVLKEKTKLLEIDSVNEKSGAKEAGLQSGDVILSIEGRPMKKIEDMAEVLKDRKAGTTVKLTYRRQEAEATVDVRLAAKGELFAEEPDRNDQMSGEFSPRRSGFPRILQHDILGSRAIQGGPLLDLDGRCVGMNIARANRAESFAIPVEDLKEIAARLMKQSGN is encoded by the coding sequence GTGAGCGCTGACAAATTTTTCATTCCCGCGTTTTTCGCGCTGCTGCTGCCCTGCGCCGGCCAGCAGAACCTGGACTCGGCGTTCCGCACGACGGGGACGGCGGTGGTGGCGGCCTTCGAGCCGCAGCGCAAGGTGTTGCAGACCTCCAGCGCGGTGATTCTCGACGGCCGCAAGGAGATCGCCTATGGCGTGGTGATCTCCGCCGAAGGGCACATCCTGACAAAAGCCAGCGAGGTGCTGGACGTCGCCGCGCCCGCGGTCACGGTGGACCAGACGAAGTACGGCTCGGCGAAGATTCTGATGGTCGATCCCACCTGGGACGTGGCCTTGCTGAAAGTGGAGGCGACCGGGCTGGTGCCGGTGGTTTACGCCCGGACGAGCGAGGTGGGCCAAGGCACGTGGGTGGTGGCGAACGGCGCGACGACGCGGACCGGACGGCGGCTGATGGCGGGGATCGTGAGCGCGAAAACCCGCGAGATCCCGGCGTCCGGCGGAGCGGCGTTGGGCGTGGTTCTGAAAGAGAAGACCAAGCTGCTCGAGATCGACAGCGTGAACGAGAAGAGCGGCGCGAAGGAAGCCGGATTGCAGTCCGGAGACGTGATCCTGAGCATCGAGGGCAGGCCGATGAAGAAGATCGAGGACATGGCCGAGGTGCTGAAGGACCGCAAGGCGGGGACCACCGTGAAACTCACCTACCGCCGCCAGGAGGCGGAGGCGACGGTCGATGTAAGGCTTGCCGCGAAGGGTGAGCTTTTCGCGGAAGAACCGGACCGGAACGATCAGATGAGCGGCGAATTCTCCCCCCGGCGCAGCGGGTTTCCCCGGATTCTCCAGCATGACATCCTGGGCAGCCGCGCCATCCAGGGCGGACCATTGCTGGATCTGGACGGGCGTTGCGTGGGCATGAACATCGCACGGGCCAACCGGGCGGAAAGCTTCGCGATCCCCGTGGAGGATCTGAAGGAGATCGCGGCGAGGCTGATGAAACAGTCCGGAAATTGA
- a CDS encoding S1C family serine protease, with product MKLLLILPMLALLPWCASASEGRPYFNDLKAPESRKDLEAIQKSLTAALPKARAATVCIELKDGSGSGVIVSPDGLILTAAHVATGVKKKVTVELEDGTKLKAETLGLVADKDAAMIRITEPGTYPFVEMDRAATTLLGDWVFALGHSGGFNKERGSVVRIGRLVRIAGSSFQSDCTLIGGDSGGPLFDMTGKLVGIHSRVGAQLQVNMHVPMAEFISNWDGMMKGEFIGEGPYAQLPVKGNGFLGLATEPNPKGGLRITKVGSRSPAEEAGVKEGDILHKLNGTEMKTREQMQDLLGEMSAGDELTLDMERGGKPKTFTLELGER from the coding sequence ATGAAGCTGCTCCTGATTCTTCCGATGCTGGCCCTGCTGCCGTGGTGCGCTTCCGCCAGCGAGGGACGGCCTTATTTCAATGATCTCAAGGCGCCGGAAAGCCGCAAGGACCTGGAGGCCATCCAGAAATCGCTGACGGCGGCCTTGCCCAAGGCGCGGGCGGCGACGGTGTGCATCGAACTGAAGGACGGTTCCGGCAGCGGCGTGATCGTCTCGCCGGACGGCTTGATCCTCACCGCGGCGCACGTGGCGACGGGGGTGAAAAAGAAGGTGACCGTCGAGCTTGAGGACGGCACCAAGCTGAAGGCGGAAACGCTCGGTCTGGTGGCGGACAAGGACGCCGCGATGATCCGGATCACCGAGCCGGGGACCTATCCGTTCGTGGAAATGGACCGCGCGGCGACGACCTTGCTGGGTGATTGGGTGTTCGCGCTCGGGCACTCCGGCGGCTTCAACAAGGAGCGGGGGTCGGTGGTGCGGATCGGGCGGCTGGTGCGGATTGCGGGCTCTTCTTTCCAGTCCGACTGCACCTTGATCGGCGGGGATTCGGGCGGGCCGTTGTTCGACATGACGGGCAAGCTGGTGGGGATCCACTCGCGGGTCGGCGCCCAGCTCCAGGTGAACATGCACGTGCCGATGGCGGAATTCATTTCCAATTGGGATGGCATGATGAAGGGGGAGTTCATCGGCGAAGGTCCCTACGCGCAACTCCCGGTGAAGGGCAACGGATTCCTCGGACTCGCCACGGAGCCGAACCCCAAGGGTGGCCTGCGGATCACCAAGGTGGGCAGCAGGAGTCCGGCGGAGGAGGCGGGTGTCAAGGAGGGCGACATCCTCCACAAGCTCAATGGCACCGAGATGAAGACCCGCGAGCAGATGCAGGATCTGCTCGGGGAGATGTCCGCCGGCGACGAGCTGACGCTGGACATGGAGCGCGGCGGCAAGCCGAAAACCTTTACCCTCGAACTCGGTGAGCGCTGA
- a CDS encoding multicopper oxidase domain-containing protein: MKTFALLFLSAMACHARVVEYDLTIARQDFTPGNGLRPIPALTVNGGIPGPTLRFREGDTARIRVHNQLGNEETSVHWHGIVLPVAQDGVPGVTTPPILAGGKHDFEFKLPHSGTYWYHSHTTLQEQRGVYGSIVVDPAGGEPVKADRDHVVVLSDWTLEKPEEVMRSLRRGGDWYALKKGSMQSLAGAVKAGELKSFFEREWSRMPAMDISDVAYDAFLANGRPSIHLPGKPGETVRLRFINAAAATYFYLQSATGPMKIVAADGPPVKPISVKRLLTGMAETYDVIVKIPPTGKWEVRATAQDGSGHASVFLGGGTLHPAPDVPKPDNYNMDSHLMAAMDEMDMPGMDMSGGKEDTDADPERPLPPYSRLRSPVPTGFPASLPRRTIELRLTGDMERYIWSFNNKTFAEDGTIPIKEGEVIRMEFINDTMMHHPIHLHGHFFRVLAGQGNDAPMKHTIDVPPMGKRTVEFRADNPGDWLLHCHLLYHMHAGMTRIFAYQDKSWKPPTQGKLKPGTNQICTDNCCVPASEQTTGTPPGMPPGHMPHGGGHEHDPLLAFLDGSIQSHMSEGTLTVMNSRNDFFASWEAGYGDENTYEADIGWKRYFDPNFSTVLGWRFTDHDGDEDRAFAGVEYRLPLLVESFLQIDSEGDLRAGLGKSIQITDRLGVFGDVRYDTGSKWEWSVGADHTLTKQFSLISQYHSDFGFGGGLQFRF; the protein is encoded by the coding sequence ATGAAAACTTTCGCACTCCTTTTCCTTTCCGCCATGGCCTGCCATGCCCGCGTCGTCGAATATGACCTGACGATCGCTCGGCAGGACTTCACTCCGGGCAACGGCCTCAGGCCGATCCCGGCCCTCACCGTCAACGGCGGCATCCCCGGGCCGACGCTTCGTTTCCGCGAAGGCGACACCGCCCGCATCCGTGTCCACAACCAGCTCGGGAACGAGGAAACCTCCGTCCACTGGCACGGCATCGTCCTGCCGGTGGCGCAGGACGGGGTTCCGGGCGTGACCACTCCGCCCATCCTCGCGGGAGGCAAGCACGACTTCGAGTTCAAGCTGCCCCACTCCGGCACCTACTGGTATCACAGCCACACCACCCTTCAGGAACAACGCGGGGTTTATGGCTCCATCGTCGTGGATCCGGCGGGCGGAGAACCGGTGAAGGCGGACCGGGATCACGTCGTGGTCCTGTCCGACTGGACGCTGGAGAAACCCGAGGAGGTGATGCGCTCGCTCCGGCGTGGCGGCGATTGGTATGCGTTGAAAAAAGGTTCCATGCAAAGCCTCGCCGGCGCGGTGAAGGCGGGCGAACTCAAGTCGTTCTTCGAACGCGAATGGTCGCGCATGCCCGCCATGGACATCTCGGACGTCGCCTACGACGCGTTCCTGGCGAACGGCCGGCCATCGATCCACCTGCCCGGCAAGCCTGGCGAAACGGTGAGGCTGCGGTTCATCAACGCGGCCGCCGCCACCTACTTCTACCTCCAGTCCGCCACCGGCCCCATGAAGATCGTCGCCGCGGACGGCCCGCCGGTGAAACCCATCTCCGTCAAACGCCTGCTCACCGGCATGGCCGAGACCTACGACGTCATCGTGAAAATCCCGCCAACCGGGAAATGGGAGGTCCGCGCGACGGCGCAGGACGGGTCCGGCCATGCCTCCGTTTTCCTCGGAGGGGGAACACTCCATCCGGCTCCCGACGTGCCGAAGCCGGACAACTACAACATGGACTCCCACCTGATGGCCGCCATGGACGAGATGGACATGCCGGGCATGGACATGTCCGGCGGCAAGGAGGACACGGACGCGGATCCGGAGCGTCCGCTTCCACCCTACTCACGGCTCCGCTCGCCGGTGCCGACCGGTTTCCCGGCATCCCTCCCCCGCCGGACCATCGAACTGCGGCTGACCGGCGACATGGAACGCTACATCTGGTCCTTCAACAACAAGACCTTCGCGGAGGATGGCACGATCCCCATCAAGGAAGGCGAGGTCATCCGCATGGAATTCATCAATGACACGATGATGCACCATCCCATCCACCTTCACGGTCACTTTTTCCGGGTGCTCGCCGGGCAGGGGAACGACGCTCCGATGAAACACACCATCGATGTCCCGCCGATGGGCAAGCGCACCGTCGAGTTCCGCGCGGACAACCCCGGCGACTGGCTGCTGCACTGCCACCTGCTCTACCACATGCACGCGGGCATGACGCGCATCTTCGCCTATCAGGACAAAAGCTGGAAACCACCCACACAGGGGAAACTCAAGCCCGGCACCAACCAGATCTGCACCGACAACTGCTGCGTCCCGGCCTCGGAACAAACCACCGGCACGCCTCCGGGCATGCCTCCTGGCCACATGCCACACGGCGGAGGACACGAGCATGATCCCCTGCTCGCGTTTCTCGACGGCTCGATCCAGTCCCACATGAGCGAGGGCACGCTGACCGTGATGAATTCCCGCAACGACTTCTTCGCGTCATGGGAGGCGGGCTACGGGGATGAAAACACCTACGAGGCCGACATCGGTTGGAAGCGCTACTTCGACCCGAATTTCTCCACCGTGCTCGGCTGGCGTTTCACCGACCACGACGGAGACGAGGACCGCGCCTTCGCGGGGGTGGAATACCGGCTGCCCCTGCTGGTGGAGAGTTTCCTGCAGATCGACAGCGAGGGCGACCTCCGGGCCGGTCTTGGAAAATCCATCCAGATCACCGACAGGCTCGGCGTCTTCGGCGATGTCCGGTACGACACCGGCAGCAAATGGGAATGGAGCGTCGGCGCGGACCACACCCTGACCAAACAGTTCTCCCTCATTTCCCAATACCACTCTGATTTCGGCTTCGGCGGAGGCCTCCAGTTCCGCTTCTGA